A genome region from Gossypium hirsutum isolate 1008001.06 chromosome A04, Gossypium_hirsutum_v2.1, whole genome shotgun sequence includes the following:
- the LOC107898364 gene encoding protein RALF-like 22, whose translation MNLRLSSALLTVFLALSALSSSSHATENWSRSMFWSKLQVRDRRLSSDQICHGPPGKCLEETDLDIHRRELSARKYISYAALRMNTVPCNQPGRSYYNCGIGQVANPYTRGCSVITRCRRFTA comes from the coding sequence ATGAATCTTCGTCTTTCTTCTGCTCTCCTCACCGTCTTTCTAGCCTTATCGGCGTTGTCATCGTCTTCCCATGCCACCGAGAATTGGAGCAGATCCATGTTCTGGAGCAAGCTCCAGGTCCGTGACCGACGTCTTTCCAGTGACCAAATATGTCATGGTCCTCCCGGCAAGTGCCTGGAAGAAACCGATTTGGATATACACCGCAGAGAATTAAGCGCAAGAAAGTACATTAGCTACGCCGCCTTAAGGATGAATACTGTTCCATGCAATCAACCAGGTCGATCCTACTATAATTGTGGCATTGGTCAAGTTGCTAATCCATACACTAGAGGGTGCAGCGTCATAACCCGTTGCCGTCGGTTCACTGCTTAA